The following coding sequences are from one Salinicoccus sp. Bachu38 window:
- a CDS encoding alpha-glucosidase produces MKNWWQEEVIYQIYPKSFNDSNNDGIGDINGIREKLPYLEDLGITMIWICPIFKSPMIDNGYDISDYQDINPDFGTIHDLEDLIKEAEQRGIKIILDLVVNHSSDEHPWFQEALENPSSKYRDYYIFRKPSNGAPPNNWRSIFGGSVWEKVRNEEIYYMHTFDKKQPDLNFENPELRREIYSMINWWLDKGIAGFRIDSITFIKKDQDYSSLPADGVDQLVTCKHKTRNRPGISEFLHELKQETFNKYDCVTVGEAPGVEYEEFDDYIGEDGYFSMIFDFKYADIDVESGSDWFKRTDWSIKEFRDLLFKSQEAIQKVGWGANFIENHDQPRAISKLIKDPSYQNYYGGSALALMYMFLRGTPFLYQGQEIGATNFTRQFIEQFDDISSIDNYYRSMSEGFSKEEALNFVNLRSRDNTRTPMQWNTSRYAGFSQYAPWLEVNENYDMINVASQEDDPESLLNFYRLLISTRNTSTHRDTLIFGNITPVYDTKENIISYYREGSTETLQVIVNLSSDKTSMEIQSFTSIISNYENIQNNDGSITLRPYEAMLIKLN; encoded by the coding sequence ATGAAAAATTGGTGGCAGGAAGAAGTGATTTACCAAATTTATCCGAAAAGCTTTAACGACAGCAACAACGATGGTATTGGTGATATCAATGGAATACGAGAAAAACTCCCTTACCTGGAAGATCTGGGGATCACGATGATTTGGATCTGTCCTATTTTCAAGTCACCAATGATCGACAATGGATACGATATTTCAGACTATCAAGATATCAACCCGGACTTCGGTACCATCCACGACCTGGAAGATCTGATAAAAGAAGCTGAACAAAGGGGGATTAAAATCATCCTGGACTTGGTCGTTAACCATTCATCAGATGAACACCCATGGTTCCAGGAAGCTTTGGAGAACCCATCCAGCAAATATCGGGACTATTATATTTTCAGAAAACCCTCGAATGGTGCGCCCCCCAACAATTGGCGTTCCATATTCGGAGGCAGTGTCTGGGAGAAAGTTCGTAACGAGGAAATCTATTACATGCATACCTTTGACAAAAAACAACCGGACCTGAACTTTGAAAATCCGGAATTGCGCAGAGAAATCTACAGCATGATCAACTGGTGGCTGGATAAGGGCATTGCCGGATTCAGAATCGATTCGATCACCTTCATTAAAAAAGATCAGGATTACAGTTCTCTTCCTGCAGATGGTGTAGACCAGCTGGTAACCTGTAAGCATAAAACACGGAATCGTCCGGGAATCAGTGAATTCCTGCATGAACTGAAACAGGAAACATTCAATAAATATGATTGTGTAACTGTCGGTGAAGCTCCTGGTGTTGAATATGAAGAATTTGATGATTATATCGGTGAAGACGGATACTTCTCGATGATATTCGATTTCAAATATGCGGATATCGATGTAGAATCAGGCAGTGATTGGTTCAAACGTACAGACTGGTCGATAAAGGAATTCAGGGATCTTCTGTTCAAATCCCAGGAAGCCATCCAGAAAGTCGGTTGGGGGGCCAATTTTATAGAGAACCATGATCAACCAAGAGCAATATCCAAACTCATCAAAGATCCCTCCTATCAAAATTACTATGGCGGCAGTGCCTTGGCCCTGATGTATATGTTTTTGCGTGGTACCCCCTTCCTTTATCAGGGACAGGAAATCGGAGCCACAAACTTCACTCGTCAATTCATTGAACAATTTGATGATATTTCGAGTATCGATAACTACTACCGTTCAATGAGCGAGGGATTTTCAAAAGAAGAAGCACTCAACTTCGTAAATCTTCGCAGCAGGGACAATACGCGTACACCAATGCAATGGAACACCAGCAGATACGCAGGATTCTCACAATATGCACCATGGCTGGAAGTAAACGAGAACTATGACATGATCAATGTAGCTTCGCAGGAAGATGATCCTGAGTCCCTTCTCAATTTTTATAGATTGCTGATATCAACGAGAAATACATCCACACACAGAGATACTCTCATCTTTGGAAACATCACACCGGTATATGATACGAAAGAGAATATCATCAGTTATTACAGAGAGGGTTCAACAGAAACATTACAGGTCATCGTCAATCTGTCCAGCGATAAGACCAGCATGGAAATACAGTCCTTTACGTCAATCATCAGTAATTACGAAAATATACAAAATAATGATGGAAGCATTACTTTGAGACCGTATGAAGCAATGCTGATCAAATTGAATTAG